From a region of the Spelaeicoccus albus genome:
- a CDS encoding zinc-binding dehydrogenase: MQRLAIYGKEDIRWEIGRKPEPDIGEVRLRVKYVGICGSDLHYYFDGTNGENVVREALTPGHELSAVVDFDPSDELTPGTPVTVHPARFGPEVPGLEHKPYLRPGGDYLGSASTMPHRQGGASEYLVVRQDMIRVLPAELPLERAALAEPFAVALHAVQIAGNISGMSVLVTGAGPIGLLTVAAAANAGASRIAVSDVNSAPLARAKELGASEGFIAGRDTIADEAYDVVFECSGAAVALSQAVRAVRRTGRVVQVGILPNTEIGVNLAPILAKEVTIHGTFRFSSEIDEAISILAKSNRLDVVITHVIPARDAVSAFDIAKDASASAKVLLDI, encoded by the coding sequence ATGCAAAGACTCGCCATTTATGGGAAAGAAGACATCCGCTGGGAAATCGGAAGGAAGCCGGAGCCGGACATCGGCGAGGTACGTCTACGGGTAAAATATGTCGGAATTTGTGGATCCGATCTCCACTACTACTTTGACGGTACGAATGGCGAAAATGTCGTACGTGAAGCGCTGACCCCGGGCCATGAGCTATCCGCCGTCGTCGATTTCGATCCTTCGGATGAGCTTACGCCCGGCACGCCGGTTACGGTCCACCCTGCTCGGTTCGGACCCGAGGTTCCCGGACTCGAGCACAAGCCGTACCTGCGTCCGGGAGGCGATTACCTCGGCAGTGCTTCAACCATGCCGCACCGGCAAGGCGGCGCATCTGAATACTTGGTCGTCCGTCAGGACATGATTCGGGTCTTGCCTGCCGAGCTGCCGCTGGAACGAGCCGCATTAGCCGAGCCTTTCGCGGTCGCGCTCCATGCGGTGCAAATTGCCGGAAACATCTCCGGCATGAGCGTACTGGTGACCGGCGCCGGCCCAATCGGGTTGCTGACCGTCGCGGCTGCGGCAAATGCCGGCGCGAGCCGCATTGCGGTCAGCGATGTCAATAGCGCGCCGCTGGCACGAGCAAAGGAACTTGGAGCGTCCGAGGGCTTTATAGCCGGGCGCGACACTATTGCCGATGAGGCTTACGACGTGGTTTTTGAATGCTCGGGAGCCGCCGTTGCTCTTTCTCAAGCGGTTCGTGCTGTACGCCGCACCGGCAGAGTTGTCCAAGTCGGGATACTGCCGAACACGGAAATCGGAGTCAACCTCGCCCCGATACTGGCCAAAGAAGTGACAATACACGGCACATTCCGATTCTCTTCCGAGATCGACGAGGCCATTTCGATTCTGGCCAAATCGAACCGGCTCGACGTGGTCATTACACACGTGATTCCTGCTCGGGACGCCGTGAGCGCATTCGACATCGCCAAGGACGCATCCGCCTCTGCGAAGGTCTTATTGGATATTTGA